Genomic segment of uncultured Tolumonas sp.:
GCACGACCCATTACCGTTCACGGTAGACGGTGCCTCGCTTCGATCTGGAGCAACATCACCCATCAGAAGAGTACCGAAGAACAGCTGCGCAAGTTATCAATGGCCGTGGAGCAAAGCCCAGGCAGTATTGTGATCACCGATCTGAATGGCAATATCGAGTATGTCAACGAAGCTTTTGTGCGCATCACCGGCTGGCAACGTAATGAAGTGGTTGGTCAAAATCCCAGAGTATTAAAATCAGATCTGACTCCAACAGCAACCTATGATGCTATGTGGGCAACTCTCACCAACGGTCATACCTGGAGCGGAGAGTTTATCAACCGGCGTAAAGATGGTTCAGTTTACAACGAACTCGCCCGTATCACCCCGATCCGACAACCTGACGGCCAAATCACCCATTATCTGGCGACCAAAGAAGATATAACCGAACTCAAACGTGTACAAACTGAGTTAGAACTGCACCGAGATCATCTCGAAGAGCTGGTCGCCCAACGTTCGGCTCAGATCACTGAACTGAATACTCAATTACAACAACGCGCCGAAGAAGCAGAGGCCGCCACTCAGGCGAAAAGTCAATTTTTGGCGAATATGAGTCATGAAATCCGCACCCCCATGAACTCGATTATTGGCCTCTCTCATCTGGCTTTAGGCACAGAACTGACCGCACAGCAGCGCGATTATCTGCAAAAAATTAAAGGAGCCGGCGAACATCTGTTAGCTATTATTAATGAGATCCTCGATTTTTCTAAAATTGAAGCCGGCAAACTGCATCTAGAACAAACACCGTTCGTATTAAGTCATTTAATGCAGGAAGTGACTGACTTAGTTGAGCAAAAAGCCAAGGCCAAAAATTTAATGCTGCAGGTCGAAATCAGCGAACAAATTCCACCGCAATTGCTCGGTGATCCACTGCGGCTAAAACAGATCCTGCTGAACTATGCCAGCAACGCGATTAAGTTTACCGATACCGGCCACATAACATTGCGCGTAACTATGCCGTACGTAAGTGCTGACGCTGTGCAATTACGATTCTCTGTGCAAGACACTGGCATCGGTTTAACCCTTGAGCAGCAACAACGTCTGTTCCAGAGTTTCCAGCAAGCAGATGCGTCCACTACACGCAAATATGGCGGCACCGGATTAGGTCTGGCTATCTCTCAGCGCTTAGCAGAATTAATGGGGGGCGAGGTCGGCGTTGAGAGTATTTATGGTCAGGGGAGTACCTTCTGGTTTACTGTTTTGTTAGCACCGGCAACTCTTTCATCTACAACAGCTGACATGCTGTTATCGCCGTCACTATCGCGCGCCGCTGATGACACAGCAGTTTTTAAGCATCTAACCGAACAAACTGTTTCTATTAAAAACAAGAGCAATCCGACCATCACCGACTCAATTGCTCTGGAAAAAACGTTACAACAATTACGGGTTTTATTGAGTGAGTATGATTTAGAAGCCGCCGCGCTCTTTCGTAATCAGCGCGAATATTTAGAAACCATTTTTCCCGGACAATTAACGCTTCTGGCCGATGCAATCGCCGCATTTGAATTTGATGATGCCTTATTTTTACTGGCCAAACTGCAAGCCAATCGCATTGAGCAACCATCATAAGGAACACGGGATGCCACAACATGAGCATGAAAAACGCACCCTGTTGGTAATTGATGATATTGCCGACAACCTGATGTTGATGAATGAAATATTACGCGATAACTATAAAGTGAAAGGCGCCAACAGTGGTGAACGCGGGTTGCGGATCGCCTTTTCTGATACCCCGCCCGATTTGATCTTACTTGATGTCATGATGCCGGATATGGATGGTTTTGAGGTATGTCGTCGCCTTAAAGCCATGCCGCAAACAGAACATATTCCAATTATTTTTGTGACCGCTAAATCTGACACCGTTGACGAAGAACAAGGTCTCGCCTTGGGTGCGGTTGATTACATCGTCAAACCCATCAGTCCGCCGATCGTCAAAGCTCGAGTCAAAACACACCTCGCGTTAAAAGATGCGGCAGATTTTTTACGTAGTAAAAATGATTACCTGAAACAAGAGGTCGAACGCCGTACCGCAGAGATCATTCGTCAGTCACAAGAATTACATGCCATGCAAGATGTCACTATTATGGCGATGGCATCGTTAGCGGAAACGCGTGATAACGAAACCGGCGGCCATATTCGCCGCACACAAACCTATGTCAAAGCACTCGCCGAGCGGCTGCAATCTCACGCGCACTTTGCGACTATGCTGACCGAAGAAAATATTGATCTGCTGTATAAATCTGCGCCATTGCACGACATCGGTAAGGTCGGCATTCCTGACAGTATTTTATTAAAACCAGGCTCACTGACTGCTGAGGAATTTGAACTCATGAAACAACATACCACCTTGGGCTTAGAGGCCATTGTGCAGGCGGAAAATCAATGCGGCATGCGGGTCGATTTTCTGCAATTTGCCAAACAGATTGCGTATTCACATCATGAACGATGGGATGGTAAAGGTTACCCGCAAGGTTTGGCAGGCGATGCAATTCCCCTGCCGGCACGACTCATGGCGATTGCCGATGTGTATGATGCCCTGATCAATAAACGCGTATACAAACCCCCATTCTCACATGAGGAAGCCGTAGCTATTATGGCGGCAGGACGGGGAACCCAGTTTGATCTGGAAGTGCTCGATGCATTTATCGATATTGAAGGGGTATTCAGAACGATTGCAGCCCGCTTTCCTGCGTGACAGCAGGCTGCAAAGTCATTTATCAAGCCAGAATAAATTTCTCAATCACATGCGCCACACCATCTTCTTCATTAGAGTGGGTCACATAATCGGCAATAGCTTTAATGTCATCAAACGCATTCCCCATTGCTACTGACAAACCCGCATATTCCAGCATGTGGATATCATTACCCGCATCCCCGACACAGATCACTTCTGCCGATGTAATGCCCAGATAATCCGCCAGCATAGCAACGCCATTACCTTTATTGCTATTCTTGTTCAGGATCTCTAAAAAGAATGGGGCACTGCGCACTACGGTAAAACGATCGTAATAATCGGTTGGAATTTGCTCAACGCCCGGCGATAAAATTTCCGGTTCATCCACCAGCATCACTTTCACAATCGGGTGGTCTTCTGCTAATTCATTAAAATCGATGAGTGTCAGCGGAATACCATTCATATCGCGTTCATGCGCGGTGTAATGACTTAATTTAGGTGAAATCAAACCGAGTTCAGTAGAAAACGCATGGGTATTAACACCAATTTGCTGACTCACGGCATACACATCATGCAGATCTTTACCGCTGATCAACTGACTGCAAATATTTTTTCGGGTGCCGACATTTTTAATCAGCGCACCGTTATAACTCAGTGCGTAATCATCGTCCGTGGTCAACCCCAACTCAGTCAGATAGCGCTCCAGCCCTTCAATCGGACGGCCCGAAGCCAGCACCACTTTCACCCCTTTTTCTCGGGCTTGGTGAATGGCACTCTTGGTGCGTTCAGAAATCGTACCATCGCCACGTAACAACGTGCCGTCCATATCAAGTGCAATCAGCTTATACATGGTTATCACCGGAGTAGTAAAGTTGCCTGCATTTTACCGGAAAAACCGGTTTCATTCAGTGGTTTTAGCGCTAACTTTCATTAAAAATGAATTAATGAAATTAATGCATAGCGCCCTATCCTCTCTCATTTCATGAATTAAACCATCTTTTATCGCTAATTTTTTATATCAAAAAAAACGCATTCGATAGCTATGTGTTCAATAAAAAAGCAATTGTGTGATTTTTTAAACTACCCTGCAGACAAATAACGATATTTTATTTAGGATCTGTGCTTACCTTCCAATGTTCGGATGAAGGTAGCAGGAGAGGATGATTTTACATCCACCGAAGAAGTGAATCTTTCAGGTGCCGCAAGGTGAGGACTGCTACTGGACGATACTCTGGAGAGATCCGTTAAATCGGGCGCCGAAGGAGCAAAACCCATTTGGGTTGAAACTCTCAGGCAAAAGGACAGAGGGGATGGAATGACATATCTGGTGATCGTCACCGGGTAGGTATTCCTGTCTCCTCCTTTCACGAATGAACAGCTTCGTTTCAGGAGGATATTTAAAACTATGCTTCATTCATTTCTTACCGCCGTTGATGATTTTATCTGGGGTCCGCCTCTATTAGCTTTGCTGATGGGTACTGGGCTCTATCTCACTATCCGTTTAGGTCTGTTACAGGTCATTCGCCTGCCACTGGCACTAAAATTGGTGTTCTTTCCACCCAAACATGATGACAAAGAAGGTGACGTATCCAGCTTTGCCGCTTTGTGTACCGCCCTCTCCGCTACTATCGGTACCGGTAATATTGTGGGTGTTGCCACAGCCGTTAAACTGGGTGGCCCAGGTGCTATTTTCTGGATGTGGATAGCAGCCTTCTTAGGCATGGCAACAAAATACGCCGAAGGGCTGCTGGCTGTTCGTTATCGCCAGAAAGATGCTAACGGTCAGATGAGTGGCGGGCCAATGTACTACCTGGAAAAAGGCTTAGGCAGTAAATTTCTAGCCTGTTCCTTTGCCCTGTTTGGTATCGGTGTAGCCCTGTTTGGTATCGGTACCTTCCCACAGGTCAATGCTATTGCCGATGCCGCACAGTTGGCGTTTGAAATACCAAAATGGACAACCGGCCTGATCCTCGCGGTATTGGTCGCGTTGATCACCGTGGGTGGTATTGAATCAATTTCCCGTGTATCAACCAAAGTCGTGCCATTCATGGCTGCATTGTATGTACTAACCTGCCTTGGTGTTATGTATATAAATGCAGAACAACTGCCCGCTGTAGTGCATCAGATCTTGAATGCTGCTTTCACGACCACAGCGGCAACCGGTGGTTTTGCCGGTGCCACCATGATGCTGGCCCTGCAGGCCGGGGTAGCACGGGGGGTGTTTTCTAATGAATCAGGTTTAGGTTCCGCGCCTATTGCTGCTGCCGCTGCAAAAACAGACTCTTGTGTAGAACAAGGCCTTGTCTGCATGACAGGTACCTTCTTCGATACCATTATTATCTGCACCATGACCGGTATCACGCTGGTTCTGACCGGCGCATGGCAATCTGATACAGCTGGCACCGCGATGACCAATCTGGCTTTCACGCAAGGTATTGGGAGTCAGCTCGGTTTTTACTTGGTCAACATTGGTCTGCTGTTCTTTGCCTTTACCACTATCATTGGCTGGAACTACTACGGTGAGCGTTGTACCGAATACCTGCTGGGTGTTAAAGCCATCAAAGGCTATCGCTGGATCTTCGTCTTGTTGGTTGCAGCGGGTGCATTCCTGCATTTGGATCTGATTTGGATCATTGCCGATATCGTTAACGGTCTGATGGCAATTCCAAATTTGATTGGTTTGATTGGATTACGTCATGTCATTGCAACAGAAACTTTTGCTTACTTTGGTGCAAAAGACCCAGCGCCAGACGATGGGGAAACAGAAGCCAGTTTATAATCTGGCGGCATAAAAAAAAAGCCGGCTGTAATTAGCCGGCTTTTTTTATAAGCGGAAAATAAATTAACCGTTTACTGCGTCTTTTAATGCCTTACCAGCAACAAAAGTTGGTACGTTGGAAGCAGCAATAGTAATTTCCTGACCAGTCTGAGGGTTACGACCAGTACGGCTAGCACGATGATTTACTTTAAATGTACCGAAGCCAACCAGCTGTACCGGATCACCTTCTTTCAGGCTTTGAGTGATAGTTTCCAGAATCTGTTCCAGTGCTGCTTTAGCCTGGGCTTTGCTCATGTCAGCCTTGGCTGCAATCGCATCAACAAGCTCAGTTTTGTTCATACGCAATCCTTATTATTTAAGCCGATCAAAAAAGCTGCCTCAATCTAGTCAAAATTCGACGGACTGGCAAAAACTTTCTGTCGTGTTTTCAGGAAAAACAGCAGATTTTCACCGAGAACTTCTTTGAAGTCACAAAACATACTGCCAGCCGCTTAAGCTTTATACTAAGCCCCGCAACAACAACTACTCCAGACTAATGCCCAGATTTGATACACCATTTTGTGTAGCGAGTTCTTTTATCTTCAAAATCACATTCGCATCACGGGGTTGAGAAACTGCAGTCAGTAACTCCACCTGAAAAGCCATTTCTTCTTCTATAAGCGATTCCGCATACAGCTCTTCATCGGTAAGTTCTTTTCCTTGCTGCATTTCAATAAAGCCAATCACGGAACCCAGTGATGTTTGACACACATCATAAGCTTCATCGCCCAACCGAAATACAACCGAGTTATAAGCCGTTGCCAATGCCACACAAGCATCCAGTGCCGGCCAGGCGCCATAACATTCTTCTTTTTGTGGTTCCGGCATGCTGCTTTCTATCTTTTCCAGAATCGCCGACAAATCGACATGCATGCCGCGCTCAGTCAGATACTGCCACATGGTATCCAGCGCCTGTCGGAAGAGTGCCACATCACCACGACCGGTGCTTTCAACATACAGGCAATAATTGGGATACATTCTCTCGCTTAATGCCAACGCATAAACGGTCTGCTGCCACGGCATCAGCTTTTGCAATTTCTTATAAAATTTGTCACCAAACACAGCATTCTCCTTCGCGTAAGCCATGAATTGTAAGCTAGTCTGCAGCTAATGAAAAATAAACTAACAAACAGATGCATGAGCTGACCCAAATTGACATTGAACAAAAAACCACCAGATGCGCACGGTATTGGCATTTTATCGCCCATTTTATTGTCATCACACCGCCGTCCGTGATACAAATCTAACTTTGTGCCATCTAGGGTCGATGAAATTTTAACCCTGCATTCAGTGATGGTATAACATTCCGATTATCAACAGAGCGAAGACAGAACAATGAAACGGATCCTGACACCGTTTACAGGTTTGGCGAATCGTGAGTTACCCATTCCCCGACAGCACTTATACGCCATTATTATGTTGGCGTGTTTCTCTGTAGCCAGTATTACTCTGTTACCGCCACCAGGCGAGTTGCTTTCAGATAAACCAATGCCGGTGTCTACCGAAGACTTATCTGCGGATGCTGAATTAAGTAAGCAGGCCGTTGATACCGAATTTGTTAACGTACCGAATCAAGCCTTATTGGATGATGGTGATGGTACCAGCGATGGTATCACTGACGATACCACCGCCCCGACCGGTGAACTTCAGTTGATGGATTACACCGTAAAAGATGACGATAACCTTTCTTACATCTTTAATACCCTCAACTTATCGCCTATTTCTCTGCAAAAACTAGTTGCGGTAGACATCCAAAATTCATTGGTACGTCTGAAACCAGGACAAAAAATTTCGTTTTATCTGGATGACGAAAACGTTATCCAAAAATTATCGATCCCTTTAGAGCAGGATAAACGCGTCATTTTTGAACGTTCTGGCGATGACTATAAGTCACGTATTGAACAAGGTGATGCTGCAACTGCTGACGACAACAAACAGGAAAGTGTCAGTGCAGTCGATGCAGACACTAACGACGAAGCCAGTAAAACTAACACAGCAGCTATTACTGACGAAAAATCAAAAGTAAGTAAAAAAGAAGCCGCTAGAATTGCTGCGGAAGAAAAAGCAGATAAAAAAGCAGCAGAAAAAGCCAAAGCAGAAGCTGCTGAGAAAAAAGAAGCCGCTCGTCCAGCTATTCGCCCAACACGCGTATTACGCGGCACCATTTCCGGAACATTCGGTAACAGCGCTCGTAGCGCCGGCTTGAGCGCAGGTCATATCCATCAGGTAACTCGTTTATTCCAAGGACGTATCGACTTTCGCCGTGATCTGAAAAAAGGCGATACCTTCAAGGTATTATTCGATCGTAATGCTGTCGGCGGAAAAGCAGTTAGCGATGCACGTGTGTTAGCCGTTATTATCGGTTCGAAAGGAAAAACTTATTCGGCATTCCGTAGTAGCGACGATAATCAGTTTTATGATGATGAAGGCAGCAGCCTGAGCATGACCCAAAGTGGTAAGTTCATGCGTTTCCCAATCCCATCGTCAACTAAGGTGAGTTCTGGATTTAATCCACACCGCCTTAACCCAGTCACAGGCCGCGTGATGGCTCACAACGGTACAGACTTCTCCGTGCATGTAGGAACGCCTGTTCAGGCGCCAGCAGATGCCGTAGTAATCAAAGCAACGCGTCATCCTGATATGGGTATTTATCTGGTCTTACGCCACAGTGGCCGTTACAGCACTGTGTATATGCATTTAAGCAAATCCATGGTGAAACCCGGCCAGAAAGTCAAAATGGGCCAAGTGATCGCCTTATCTGGCAACACAGGTCGTTCTACCGGTCCACATCTGCATTATGAATTCCATGTCAACAATCGCCCGGTCGATCCGATGCGTGTCGATTTGCCAATGAATGAACCAATGCAGAACAAAGCCCGTAAAACTTTGGTGGCTAAAATTCAGGAATATAAACGTCAGCTGAATGCCGGTTAACTGCTTACCCAATAGATAAACTTGATAGATAAAAAAAGACCGGCTTTTTAGCCGGTCTTTTTTTATGCCTGATGATAGGTTTCCGAAAATTGATGCACCGCATCAACAAAGGTACTGACCCGCTCAGGATCAATATCCGGTGTAATGCCGTGCCCGAGATTAAAGACATGCCCAGAACCATGCCCATACCGGCCTAATATATCCTGCACCTTCGCTTTAACTAATGCATCATCACCGTATAAAACCGCCGGATCCATATTGCCTTGCAGGGCGACTTTATCTCCGACTCGTTGTCGGGCAATTGCAATATCGGTCGTCCAATCCAAACCAATCGCATCACAGCCTGATGCCGCAATAGCTTCCAACCATTGGCCGCCACCTTTCGTGAATAAGGTCACCGGGATAGTCCGACCTTCGTATTGGCGATGAAGCCCCTGTACTATTTGCGTCATATATTGCAGTGAAAAATCACGGTAATCCTGATGAGATAATACGCCGCCCCAGGTATCAAAAATCATCAATGCATCCGCACCAGCCGCGATCTGTGCATTAAGATATTGCGTTACACTGGTGGCTAATTTACTGAGTAAACCATGCAGTAAATGCGGCTCCCGATACATCATCTGTTTGATACGCGAGAATTGTTTGCTGCTGCCACCTTCCACCATATAGGTAGCAAGTGTCCATGGGCTGCCAGAAAAACCAATCAACGGAACTTGTTGTGCCAGCGCCTTTTTGATGGTGCGGACTGCATCCATGACATAACGCAACTCACCTTCCGGATCCGGCAGTGGCAATGCATCCACATCGCGTTGATGCTGAATAGTCTTCGCAAACTTAGGCCCTTCACCAGCACCAAAGGTCAACTCTAACCCCATGGCATCTGGAATAGTCAAAATATCGGAAAACAGAATAGCGGCATCAAGTGCATAACGACGTAATGGTTGCAGCGTTACTTCACAAGCCAGCTCCGGGGTTTGACACAACGTCATAAAATCCCCGGCCTCAGCACGCAATGCACGATATTCCGGCAGATAACGACCAGCCTGACGCATTAACCAAACGGGGGTGCGATCAACGGGCTGACGCAATAGCGCTCTCAGGTAACGATCATTTTCTATCTTAATCATTTATCTGTTCTGGTTAGTCAATATCGGACAATTCTAACATTCTGATGATTAACATGCTGCTAACAATCAATAAACTGTTTAAAGCATAGACAGGACTAACAGGAAAAGAGACATGGTTAACAGTTGTTAACTTCAATGGTGGGTCATTTGTAACAAAGGCCGCACAATGAGTTTAGAAAAGAATAAATACTTTAGATGGTAAACCAAGGAGGCAACATGCTGGTTACTCTTGATAAAATACGCCAACAAGTCGCCGGAAAACACCCTGCTATCGATTCATGGCTGGATGTGCGCCGTAACTTGTTAGTTGAATACATGCAGTTAGCTGGGCTTATGCCACCTTACCGCAAGGTACAGCCTACTAATCAGGCGCTCTCTGATTTCTGTGATCATTTGGTTGATTATGTATCCGCGGGGCATTTTGAGATTTATGAAATTCTGATCCAAGCGTATGAGCAGACAGAAGGCAAACATTTATCACTGACTAATCGCTTAATTGATCGCATTCAAGATACAACAGAATCTATTCTGGATTTCAATGAACGCTATGGCGATATCAAAGATGATGAAATGCCAGAGCTGGAGACAGATCTCAGCCAATTAGGTTTAACATTGGAAGAACGTTTTAAACTGGAAGATCGGCTAGTGTTAGTCTTGAATGTATTAGATGATGCAGAGTCATCTGAGAAATCAGTAACAACCGCCTGATTTCACTTAAGCATCATGTTACATTCCATCTAAGCTATTTGGCAGTAATGGGGATCGACAGAGTATGATTGAACGGCGTCGCTTTTTTCGGGTGGTCTATTCAACACCAGCCCGACTCCAGCAAGGAGAGCACATTTGGTCGACAACCTTATTGGATCTGTCGTTACAGGGTGCTTTACTGGATCGCCCTAAACAGTGGACTGACCAAAATACCGGTTTATTCACCCTGTCTTTCTCGTTGGCTGATTCAGAGATCCAAATCAATATGGAAGTGGAACCAACGCATTTAGACAGCAAAAAACTCGGTGTCTATTGCCATCATATTGATATCGATAGTGCCTCCCATCTGCGCCGGCTCATTGAATTGAATGCCGGCGACACGGAATTATTATTGCGAGAGTTTGCTCATTTGCTGGAAGATCATCAGGAGCATGAGCACAATCACCCTTCCGATTCAGAGTAATTCAATCGCTTCTTGCAAACAGGTCACTGGCATTATTTTCATGCCGGTGATGTCATGTTTTGGCATATTGGCTTTCGGAATGATTGCCTGACGGAAACCATGTTTTGCCGCTTCCTGTAAACGCTCCTGACCGGAAGGAACAGGGCGGATCTCGCCAGATAAACCGACCTCGCCAAAAATAATCAGATCTTTAGGTAATGGGTTATCGCGGAAGCTCGACACCATGGCCGCAATCAATGCCAGATCGGCGCTGGTCTCTTCTACTTTTACGCCACCCACGACGTTGATGAATACATCTTGATCGGACATCTGAATACCACCATGTCGATGCATGACCGCCAGCAGCATTGCTAGTCGATTGTGTTCAGCACCGACAGCCAGACGACGAGGATTTGCTAATTGTGAATAATCAACCAACGCCTGTAACTCCACCAGCAAAGGTCGAGTGCCTTCCCAAATGACCATGACTACGGAACCAGGGCTTTCCGCTTCGCCCCTGTTCAGGAAAATAGCCGACGGGTTACTCACCTCTTTCATACCCTGCGAGGTCATCGCAAACACACCCAATTCGTTTATCGCACCAAAGCGGTTTTTCTGACAACGCAAGGTTCGGTAGCGTGAATCAGCATCACCTTCCAGCAGCACCGAGCAATCGACACAATGCTCTAATACTTTTGGCCCCGCCAAGGCACCGTCTTTCGTAACATGCCCGACCATAAAAATGGCCACTTGATGCTGTTTGGCAAAACGCGTCAGATGTGCGGCACTTTCCCGTACCTGAGACACCGAACCCGGCGATGAGCTAACATCAGCCACATGCATGACTTGAATCGAGTCGATGACCATCA
This window contains:
- the radA gene encoding DNA repair protein RadA produces the protein MAKSKVAYVCNECGAESARWQGQCSECKAWNTITEIRLGPSATANKMQRTGYAGELTSKVQTLAEVSLAELPRISSGYKELDRVLGGGIVPGSAMLIGGHPGAGKSTLLLQTMCSLAERMPVLYVTGEESLQQVAMRAHRLGLPNDKLRMLSETSVEQICHLALQEKPAVMVIDSIQVMHVADVSSSPGSVSQVRESAAHLTRFAKQHQVAIFMVGHVTKDGALAGPKVLEHCVDCSVLLEGDADSRYRTLRCQKNRFGAINELGVFAMTSQGMKEVSNPSAIFLNRGEAESPGSVVMVIWEGTRPLLVELQALVDYSQLANPRRLAVGAEHNRLAMLLAVMHRHGGIQMSDQDVFINVVGGVKVEETSADLALIAAMVSSFRDNPLPKDLIIFGEVGLSGEIRPVPSGQERLQEAAKHGFRQAIIPKANMPKHDITGMKIMPVTCLQEAIELL